In one window of Chryseobacterium sp. JV274 DNA:
- the rplP gene encoding 50S ribosomal protein L16 yields MLQPKRTKFRRVHKMKMKGNAQRGSQLAYGTFGIKATEGAWITARQIEAARIAATRYMKREGQLWIKIFPDKPITKKPAEVRMGKGKGAVEYWVAVVKPGKIMFEIGGVPYEIAKEALRLAAQKLPVVTRFIVANDFVKPL; encoded by the coding sequence ATGTTACAACCAAAAAGAACCAAATTCCGTAGAGTTCACAAGATGAAGATGAAGGGGAATGCCCAGAGAGGTAGTCAACTTGCTTACGGAACTTTTGGGATCAAAGCAACGGAAGGAGCTTGGATCACTGCAAGACAGATTGAAGCAGCTCGTATTGCTGCGACAAGATATATGAAGAGAGAAGGTCAACTATGGATCAAAATCTTCCCAGATAAGCCAATTACTAAGAAACCAGCGGAAGTACGTATGGGTAAAGGTAAGGGTGCTGTTGAATATTGGGTAGCTGTAGTAAAACCAGGTAAAATTATGTTCGAAATCGGAGGTGTACCTTACGAAATCGCTAAGGAAGCTTTAAGGCTTGCTGCACAAAAATTACCAGTAGTTACTAGATTCATCGTTGCTAACGATTTTGTTAAACCTCTATAA
- the rplF gene encoding 50S ribosomal protein L6 has translation MSRIGKAIITIPAGVTVTENNGVVTVKGAKGELSQELTAGITLEQKDGELNVNRPSDSKQHKALHGLYRALIANMIVGVNEGFEKKLELVGVGYRASHAGQKLELALGFSHGIVLELPSEVKVDTLTEKGKNPIITLASHDKQLLGMVTAKIRSFRKPEPYKGKGVRFVGEIVRRKAGKSA, from the coding sequence ATGTCAAGAATTGGTAAAGCAATTATAACAATTCCAGCTGGAGTTACAGTCACTGAAAACAACGGTGTAGTAACTGTAAAAGGAGCAAAAGGAGAACTTTCTCAGGAGCTTACGGCAGGAATTACTTTAGAACAAAAAGATGGTGAGCTTAATGTAAACAGACCATCTGATTCTAAGCAACACAAAGCGCTTCACGGTTTATACAGAGCGTTAATCGCCAACATGATTGTTGGTGTAAATGAAGGTTTCGAAAAGAAACTAGAACTAGTAGGGGTAGGATACAGAGCTTCTCACGCAGGTCAAAAACTTGAGTTAGCTTTAGGATTCTCTCACGGTATCGTATTAGAACTTCCAAGTGAAGTAAAAGTTGATACATTGACTGAAAAAGGTAAAAACCCAATTATTACTTTAGCGTCTCACGACAAACAACTTCTAGGAATGGTTACTGCAAAGATCCGTTCTTTCAGAAAGCCTGAGCCATACAAAGGAAAAGGTGTAAGATTCGTAGGAGAAATTGTTAGACGTAAAGCTGGTAAATCTGCTTAA
- the rplV gene encoding 50S ribosomal protein L22, with translation MGSRKRESALARKLTNQDVVKAIHNDCPSSPRKMRLVADIIRGEQVDKALYILKYSKKDASNKLEKVLLSAMANWQTKNEGADIEEANLIVKEIFVDSARQLKRLRPAPQGRGYRIRKRSNHITLILGKKEN, from the coding sequence ATGGGATCAAGAAAAAGAGAAAGTGCATTAGCACGTAAATTGACAAACCAAGATGTAGTAAAAGCAATACACAATGATTGCCCATCTTCTCCAAGAAAAATGAGATTAGTAGCTGATATCATTAGAGGAGAACAGGTAGACAAAGCTTTATACATTCTAAAATATTCTAAAAAAGACGCATCTAACAAGTTAGAAAAAGTATTGCTTTCTGCAATGGCTAACTGGCAAACTAAAAACGAAGGTGCTGATATTGAAGAAGCTAATCTTATCGTTAAAGAAATTTTTGTAGACAGTGCAAGACAATTGAAGAGACTAAGACCAGCTCCACAAGGTAGAGGGTATAGAATCAGAAAAAGATCAAACCACATTACATTAATCTTAGGTAAAAAAGAAAATTAA
- the rplB gene encoding 50S ribosomal protein L2 gives MSVRKLKPITPGQRFRIVNNFEEITTNKPEKSLTVGISKSGGRNQTGKMTMRYTGGGHKKKYRIIDFKRNKANVEATVKTVEYDPNRTAFIALLEYADGEKRYIIAPNGIKVDQKVVSGESVEPNVGNAMKLKNIPLGTVISCVEMKPGQGAILARSAGSSAQLTSRDGKYAIIKLPSGESRMILTECMAMIGSVSNSDHQLTVSGKAGRSRWLGRRPRTRAVVMNPVDHPMGGGEGRSSGGHPRSRNGMPAKGYKTRKKNKASNRHIISKRK, from the coding sequence ATGTCTGTTAGAAAATTAAAACCTATCACCCCGGGACAGAGATTCAGAATTGTAAACAATTTTGAAGAAATTACTACCAACAAACCAGAGAAATCTCTAACAGTTGGTATTAGTAAGTCAGGTGGACGTAACCAAACTGGTAAAATGACCATGCGTTACACCGGAGGTGGACACAAAAAGAAATACAGAATTATTGACTTCAAAAGAAACAAAGCAAACGTTGAAGCAACTGTAAAAACTGTAGAGTATGATCCAAACAGAACTGCATTTATCGCTTTATTAGAGTATGCTGATGGAGAGAAGAGATATATCATCGCTCCAAACGGTATCAAAGTTGATCAGAAGGTAGTATCAGGAGAAAGCGTTGAACCAAACGTAGGTAACGCAATGAAATTGAAAAACATTCCATTGGGTACTGTAATCTCTTGTGTTGAAATGAAACCTGGACAAGGTGCTATTTTAGCAAGAAGTGCTGGTTCTTCAGCTCAATTAACTTCTAGAGACGGTAAATATGCAATCATCAAGTTGCCTTCAGGAGAATCAAGAATGATCCTTACTGAATGTATGGCAATGATTGGTTCAGTTTCCAACTCAGATCACCAATTAACTGTATCAGGTAAGGCTGGTAGAAGCAGATGGTTAGGTAGAAGACCTAGAACAAGAGCTGTTGTAATGAACCCTGTAGATCACCCAATGGGAGGTGGTGAAGGACGTTCTTCAGGAGGTCACCCAAGATCTAGAAACGGTATGCCTGCTAAAGGGTACAAAACCAGAAAGAAAAATAAAGCGTCTAACCGTCATATCATATCTAAACGTAAATAA
- the rpsC gene encoding 30S ribosomal protein S3, translating to MGQKTNPIGNRLGIIRGWDSNWFGGKDYGDRIAEDYKIRRYLEARLSKGGISKIYIERTLKLVTVTITTARPGLIIGKGGQEVDKLKEELKKLTGKDIQINIFEIKRPELDAVLVADSISKQIENRISYRRAVKMAMASTMRMGAEGIKVQISGRLNGAEMARSESFKDGRIPLSTFRADIDYHWAEAHTTYGRLGVKVWIMKGEVYGKRELSPLVGQQKKGGQSDRGNRGGDRDNRRPRKNNNNNNNN from the coding sequence ATGGGACAGAAGACAAATCCAATTGGTAATAGATTAGGTATCATCAGAGGTTGGGATTCTAACTGGTTTGGTGGAAAAGATTATGGAGACAGAATCGCTGAAGACTACAAAATCAGAAGATACCTTGAGGCTAGATTATCTAAAGGTGGTATTTCAAAAATTTATATTGAAAGAACACTAAAATTAGTAACAGTTACAATTACTACTGCTAGACCGGGACTTATCATCGGTAAAGGAGGTCAGGAAGTTGATAAATTGAAAGAAGAATTGAAGAAACTTACTGGTAAGGATATTCAAATCAACATTTTCGAAATCAAAAGACCTGAATTAGATGCTGTATTAGTTGCTGATAGTATTTCTAAGCAAATTGAAAACAGAATTTCTTACAGAAGAGCTGTTAAAATGGCAATGGCAAGTACTATGAGAATGGGTGCTGAAGGTATCAAAGTTCAAATCTCTGGTAGATTGAACGGAGCTGAAATGGCAAGATCAGAATCTTTCAAAGACGGAAGAATTCCATTGTCAACTTTCAGAGCTGATATTGATTACCACTGGGCAGAAGCTCACACTACTTACGGTAGACTAGGTGTAAAAGTTTGGATCATGAAAGGTGAAGTTTACGGTAAAAGAGAACTTTCTCCACTAGTGGGACAACAGAAAAAAGGAGGTCAGTCAGACAGAGGAAACAGAGGTGGAGACAGAGACAACAGAAGACCTAGAAAAAACAACAACAATAACAATAATAATTAA
- the rplW gene encoding 50S ribosomal protein L23, whose product MPIIIKPVISEKANYLTDLRGSYSFLVEPKANKIQIKKAVEAAYGVKVADVNTMIYAPKVSSKYTKKGLQVGKTNKLKKAVIKLAEGEVIDIFAVN is encoded by the coding sequence ATGCCTATTATTATTAAACCAGTTATTTCAGAAAAGGCTAATTACCTTACAGATTTAAGAGGTTCTTATTCTTTCTTAGTTGAACCTAAGGCGAATAAAATCCAGATTAAAAAAGCTGTTGAAGCAGCTTACGGTGTAAAAGTAGCAGACGTTAATACAATGATTTATGCTCCGAAGGTTTCTTCAAAGTACACTAAAAAAGGTCTTCAAGTAGGAAAGACAAACAAATTGAAAAAAGCGGTAATCAAACTTGCTGAAGGTGAGGTTATCGATATTTTTGCTGTAAATTAA
- the rplN gene encoding 50S ribosomal protein L14, producing the protein MLQTESRLKVADNTGAKEVLVIRVLGGTRRRYASVGDKIVVTIKDSTPSGNAKKGQVSKAVVVRTKKAVRRKDGSYIKFDDNACVLLNAAGEMRGTRVFGPVARELRDKEYMKIISLAPEVL; encoded by the coding sequence ATGTTACAAACAGAATCAAGATTAAAAGTTGCTGATAACACAGGTGCTAAAGAAGTACTAGTTATTAGAGTTCTGGGAGGAACCAGAAGAAGATATGCTTCAGTTGGTGATAAAATCGTTGTTACTATCAAGGATTCTACACCATCAGGAAATGCTAAAAAAGGTCAGGTATCTAAAGCTGTAGTAGTAAGAACTAAAAAAGCAGTAAGAAGAAAAGATGGTTCATACATCAAATTCGACGACAATGCTTGTGTATTACTAAACGCAGCGGGAGAAATGAGAGGAACGCGTGTTTTCGGACCAGTTGCTCGTGAGTTGAGAGACAAAGAATATATGAAAATCATTTCATTAGCTCCTGAAGTACTTTAA
- the rpsH gene encoding 30S ribosomal protein S8 has product MVTDPISDFLTRVRNAQSAGHKVVEIPASKIKKEITKILFDQGYILNFKFEDNAVQGVIKIALKYDKQTNKPAIKSIQRASRPGLRQYKGSTELPRVLNGLGISIISTSKGVMTDKKAREEKVGGEVICYVY; this is encoded by the coding sequence ATGGTAACAGATCCAATTTCAGATTTCCTAACAAGAGTAAGGAACGCACAAAGCGCAGGCCACAAAGTGGTGGAAATTCCTGCATCGAAAATCAAAAAGGAGATTACTAAGATCCTATTTGATCAAGGGTATATCTTAAACTTCAAGTTTGAAGATAACGCTGTTCAAGGAGTGATCAAAATCGCTTTAAAGTACGATAAGCAAACTAACAAACCTGCTATTAAGTCTATTCAAAGAGCTTCAAGACCAGGTTTGAGACAGTACAAAGGTTCTACTGAACTTCCAAGAGTACTAAACGGTTTGGGTATTTCTATCATCTCTACTTCTAAAGGAGTAATGACTGACAAGAAAGCTAGAGAAGAGAAAGTAGGCGGTGAAGTAATCTGCTATGTTTATTAA
- the rpmC gene encoding 50S ribosomal protein L29, with protein sequence MKNADIKNLSAGDIQAQLTEAKAQYSKLKLAHAISPIENPIQIRDLRKTIARLNTELTNKQ encoded by the coding sequence ATGAAAAATGCTGATATTAAAAATTTAAGCGCGGGTGATATTCAAGCTCAATTAACTGAAGCAAAAGCTCAATATTCTAAATTGAAATTAGCTCATGCCATCAGCCCAATTGAAAACCCGATTCAAATCAGAGATTTGAGAAAAACAATCGCAAGACTAAACACTGAGTTAACTAACAAACAATAA
- the rplR gene encoding 50S ribosomal protein L18 — translation MALSKLEKRIRIKRRVRGKISGSSELPRLSVYKSNKEIYAQLIDDKNGKTLASASSREKGVDAKGTKTEISAAVGKAIAAKAIAAGIESIVFDRNGFVYHGRVKALADGAREGGLKF, via the coding sequence ATGGCATTAAGTAAATTAGAAAAAAGAATAAGAATCAAAAGAAGAGTAAGAGGGAAAATCTCTGGATCTTCTGAATTGCCAAGATTATCTGTATATAAAAGTAATAAGGAAATTTACGCTCAGTTAATCGACGATAAAAATGGTAAAACTTTAGCATCAGCTTCTTCTAGAGAAAAAGGTGTAGACGCTAAAGGTACTAAGACTGAAATTTCTGCTGCTGTTGGTAAAGCTATCGCTGCTAAAGCTATCGCTGCAGGAATCGAAAGTATTGTATTTGACAGAAACGGTTTCGTATATCACGGTAGAGTAAAAGCTCTAGCTGATGGTGCGAGAGAAGGTGGACTTAAATTCTAA
- the rpmD gene encoding 50S ribosomal protein L30, translated as MATIKVKQVRSAIGRTKTQKRTLEALGLKKLHQVVEHEATPSILGMVAAVSHLLEVQK; from the coding sequence ATGGCAACAATTAAAGTAAAGCAAGTAAGAAGCGCTATTGGTAGAACAAAAACCCAAAAGAGAACGCTTGAAGCATTAGGATTAAAAAAACTTCACCAAGTTGTAGAACATGAAGCTACTCCTTCTATCTTAGGAATGGTAGCTGCAGTAAGCCACTTACTTGAAGTTCAAAAATAA
- the rplE gene encoding 50S ribosomal protein L5, protein MEFIARPKKIYKEQIVPAMMEEFGYKSIMQVPRLEKIVISQGLGDATADKKIIDYAVEELTNITGQKAVGTISKKDEAAFKLRKGMPVGAKVTLRAHRMYEFLDRLTASALPRIRDFSGIKADGFDGRGNYNLGITEQIIFPEIVIDKVKKIQGMDITFVTTAKTDKEAKALLTHFGLPFKKN, encoded by the coding sequence ATGGAATTTATAGCAAGACCCAAAAAAATATACAAAGAGCAAATTGTTCCTGCAATGATGGAAGAATTTGGGTACAAGTCTATCATGCAAGTACCTAGATTAGAGAAAATCGTTATATCGCAAGGTTTAGGAGATGCTACTGCAGATAAGAAAATTATTGATTATGCTGTAGAAGAACTAACAAACATTACAGGACAGAAAGCTGTAGGTACAATCTCTAAGAAAGATGAAGCTGCATTCAAACTAAGAAAAGGAATGCCTGTAGGAGCGAAAGTAACATTGAGAGCTCACAGAATGTATGAGTTCTTAGACAGACTTACTGCTTCTGCTTTACCACGTATCAGAGATTTCTCTGGTATCAAAGCAGATGGGTTCGATGGTAGAGGTAACTACAACTTAGGTATTACTGAGCAAATTATCTTCCCTGAAATCGTAATTGACAAAGTGAAAAAAATCCAAGGGATGGACATCACTTTCGTAACTACTGCGAAAACAGATAAAGAAGCTAAAGCATTATTAACTCACTTCGGTTTACCATTTAAAAAGAACTAA
- the rpsQ gene encoding 30S ribosomal protein S17, which produces MDRNLRKERIGVVSSNKMEKTIVVSETTRVKHPMYGKFVLKTKKYTAHDENNECTEGDTVLIQETRPMSKSKRWRLVRIIEKAK; this is translated from the coding sequence ATGGATAGAAATTTAAGAAAAGAAAGAATCGGAGTGGTTTCCAGCAATAAAATGGAAAAAACTATTGTTGTTAGTGAAACTACAAGAGTAAAGCACCCGATGTACGGTAAATTCGTTTTGAAAACGAAAAAATATACTGCACACGACGAGAACAACGAATGCACAGAAGGTGATACAGTTTTGATCCAAGAAACTAGACCTATGAGCAAGAGCAAGAGATGGAGATTAGTAAGAATCATTGAAAAAGCTAAGTAA
- the rplO gene encoding 50S ribosomal protein L15 — MNLNNIQPAAGSTFNSKRIGRGQGSGKGGTSTKGHKGQKARAGYSQKIGFEGGQMPLQRRLPKFGFKNVNRKEFRGINLDTIQTLIENKSITGDITKEVLVENGIVSKNELVKIMGRGELKSAVSISADKFTKSAEELIAKAGGKAITL, encoded by the coding sequence ATGAATTTAAACAATATACAACCTGCTGCAGGATCTACTTTCAACTCAAAAAGAATTGGTAGAGGTCAAGGTAGTGGAAAAGGAGGTACTTCAACAAAAGGACACAAAGGTCAGAAAGCTAGAGCTGGTTATTCTCAGAAAATCGGTTTCGAAGGTGGACAGATGCCTTTACAAAGAAGATTACCTAAATTCGGATTCAAAAACGTAAATAGAAAAGAGTTTAGAGGAATTAACCTTGATACTATTCAAACTTTAATCGAGAACAAATCCATCACTGGAGATATCACGAAAGAAGTTTTAGTAGAAAACGGGATAGTTTCTAAAAACGAATTAGTGAAAATTATGGGTAGAGGAGAATTGAAATCTGCGGTTTCAATCTCTGCTGACAAATTCACTAAGTCTGCTGAAGAGCTTATTGCTAAAGCAGGTGGAAAAGCAATTACCTTATAA
- the rplD gene encoding 50S ribosomal protein L4, with protein MELVVLNTSGKETGRKVTLDETVFGIEPNQHAVYLEVKQYLAAQRQGTHKAKERSEITASTKKLKKQKGSGSARYGDIKSPTFRGGGRVFGPKPRDYRFKLNKALKRLAKKSVLSQKMRDNSIKVLEDLSFGAPKTKDFINVLNALELNGKKSLFVLPEANKNVYLSSRNLPKTKVMNFNEISSYDLVNAGEIIFFEGAVEKFQENLKK; from the coding sequence ATGGAACTAGTAGTATTAAATACATCAGGAAAAGAGACCGGAAGAAAAGTAACTCTAGACGAAACAGTATTCGGAATTGAGCCAAATCAGCACGCGGTTTACTTAGAAGTTAAACAGTACCTTGCTGCACAAAGACAAGGAACTCATAAAGCAAAAGAAAGAAGCGAAATTACTGCTTCTACTAAAAAGCTTAAGAAGCAAAAAGGATCAGGATCTGCTAGATATGGTGATATTAAATCTCCAACTTTCAGAGGTGGAGGTAGAGTATTCGGACCTAAGCCAAGAGATTACAGATTCAAATTGAACAAAGCTCTTAAGAGATTAGCTAAGAAATCTGTTTTATCTCAGAAAATGAGAGACAACAGCATTAAAGTTTTAGAAGATTTGAGCTTTGGTGCTCCTAAGACTAAAGATTTCATCAATGTATTAAATGCATTGGAACTTAACGGTAAAAAATCTTTATTCGTTCTTCCTGAAGCTAACAAGAATGTGTATTTATCTTCAAGAAACTTGCCTAAAACTAAAGTAATGAACTTCAACGAGATCAGTTCTTACGATTTAGTAAATGCAGGTGAGATTATTTTCTTCGAAGGTGCAGTTGAAAAATTCCAGGAAAATTTAAAGAAATAA
- a CDS encoding DeoR/GlpR family DNA-binding transcription regulator: MEKLIPRQDEILKELDEKGHVLVQDLCEKLNVSSVTIRKDLNYLESLGLLFRNHGGASKQMRYAYEKNVVEKESINVEAKQAIARAALLLIQENDCIILASGTTMHYLARMLMNFGPLTVLTSSLRVAIELCNNPNINIIQLGGEVRKSSTSIVGSISEGILKQFSCNKLFLGVDGIDPEFGISTSNAAEAHLNQIMMECADQTVILADSSKLNKKGFGKIAALDQVDYLITDNGISAEDRAGLEEVGVTVVAQ, encoded by the coding sequence ATGGAAAAGCTAATACCAAGACAGGATGAAATATTGAAAGAGCTTGATGAAAAAGGACATGTTCTTGTTCAGGATCTGTGTGAAAAACTCAATGTTTCTTCAGTTACGATCCGAAAGGATTTGAACTATCTCGAAAGTCTGGGGCTTCTTTTCAGAAATCATGGAGGGGCAAGTAAGCAGATGAGGTATGCTTATGAAAAAAATGTTGTAGAGAAAGAAAGTATCAATGTAGAGGCGAAGCAGGCTATTGCCAGAGCGGCTTTATTGTTGATTCAGGAAAACGACTGTATTATTTTAGCATCTGGAACAACCATGCATTATCTTGCCAGGATGCTGATGAATTTTGGTCCGCTTACGGTACTCACATCTTCTTTGAGAGTGGCAATTGAACTTTGCAATAATCCTAATATTAATATTATACAGCTGGGGGGTGAAGTACGAAAAAGCTCTACTTCTATAGTGGGTTCTATTTCCGAAGGCATTCTTAAACAGTTTTCATGTAATAAACTCTTTCTTGGAGTTGATGGTATTGATCCGGAATTCGGAATCAGTACTTCCAATGCTGCAGAAGCCCATCTGAACCAGATTATGATGGAGTGCGCAGATCAAACTGTAATTCTTGCGGATTCTTCCAAACTGAATAAGAAAGGATTTGGTAAGATTGCCGCTTTGGATCAGGTGGATTATCTGATTACTGATAATGGTATTTCTGCTGAAGACAGGGCTGGGCTGGAAGAAGTTGGGGTGACAGTTGTTGCTCAATAA
- the rplX gene encoding 50S ribosomal protein L24, which yields MSKLKIKRGDNVIITTGKKDIKGKTGEVIEVIKKEGKDPRVIVAGLNIVKKHVKPSASNPQGGITEKEASIHISNVALVGKDGKAIKIGYKIEGDKKVRVNKKTGETL from the coding sequence ATGTCAAAGTTAAAAATAAAAAGAGGAGATAACGTAATCATTACTACTGGTAAGAAAGATATCAAAGGTAAGACTGGTGAAGTTATTGAAGTGATTAAGAAAGAAGGAAAAGACCCTAGAGTAATCGTTGCAGGACTTAACATCGTTAAAAAACACGTTAAGCCTTCAGCTTCAAATCCTCAAGGAGGAATTACTGAAAAGGAAGCTTCTATTCATATCTCAAACGTAGCTTTAGTTGGTAAAGACGGAAAAGCTATCAAAATCGGTTACAAAATCGAAGGAGATAAGAAAGTGAGAGTTAACAAAAAAACGGGTGAAACTTTATAA
- the rplC gene encoding 50S ribosomal protein L3, with protein sequence MSGIIGKKIGMTSLFNEEGKNIPCTVIQAGPCSVLQVRTIEKDGYKAVQLGFDDKSEKNVGKALAGHFKKAGSAPKAKLVEFYREFVDEVKVGEEVKVDLFTEGEYVDVTGTSKGKGFQGVVKRHGFGGVMQATHGQHNRLRAPGSIGAGSDPSRVFKGMRMAGRMGGEQVTVQNLQVLKVDQEQNLLVVKGAVPGAKNSYVIIRKWN encoded by the coding sequence ATGTCAGGTATTATTGGTAAAAAAATCGGTATGACGTCTTTGTTTAACGAAGAAGGAAAAAACATTCCTTGTACGGTTATTCAGGCAGGTCCATGCTCGGTTTTACAGGTCAGAACCATAGAAAAAGACGGTTATAAAGCTGTTCAATTAGGTTTCGATGACAAGAGTGAGAAGAACGTTGGTAAAGCGTTAGCTGGCCATTTTAAAAAGGCTGGTTCTGCTCCTAAAGCTAAATTAGTAGAATTCTACAGAGAATTCGTTGATGAAGTAAAAGTAGGAGAAGAAGTAAAAGTTGATCTATTCACGGAAGGTGAATATGTTGACGTAACAGGAACTTCAAAAGGTAAAGGTTTCCAGGGTGTTGTTAAAAGACACGGATTTGGAGGTGTAATGCAGGCAACTCATGGTCAGCACAACAGACTTAGAGCTCCAGGTTCTATCGGTGCTGGTTCAGACCCTTCAAGAGTATTCAAAGGGATGAGAATGGCTGGAAGAATGGGAGGTGAGCAGGTAACTGTTCAAAACCTTCAAGTGTTAAAAGTTGATCAAGAACAAAATCTTTTAGTAGTAAAAGGTGCTGTTCCGGGAGCTAAAAATTCTTATGTAATTATCAGAAAATGGAACTAG
- the rpsE gene encoding 30S ribosomal protein S5: protein MLGLDNIERVKPGGLELKDRLVAVNRVTKVTKGGRAFGFSAIVVVGNEEGIIGFGLGKSKEVASAIAKAVEDAKKNLVKVPVMNHTIPHQTTARYGGADIFLRPASHGTGLIAGGAVRAVLESAGIHDILSKSKGSSNPHNVVKATFKALLDIRRPEEIARMRGISLSKVFNG, encoded by the coding sequence ATGTTAGGACTAGATAATATAGAAAGAGTAAAACCGGGAGGATTAGAATTAAAAGATCGTCTCGTAGCTGTTAACAGAGTAACAAAAGTAACTAAAGGGGGTAGAGCTTTCGGATTTTCTGCTATTGTTGTAGTAGGTAATGAAGAAGGTATTATCGGTTTTGGTTTAGGAAAATCTAAAGAGGTTGCTTCTGCAATTGCTAAAGCAGTTGAAGATGCTAAGAAAAATCTTGTGAAAGTTCCTGTAATGAACCATACTATTCCTCACCAAACTACTGCTAGATACGGTGGTGCAGATATCTTCTTAAGACCTGCTTCTCACGGTACAGGACTTATCGCCGGTGGTGCGGTAAGAGCAGTATTGGAATCTGCTGGTATTCACGATATCCTTTCAAAATCTAAAGGATCTTCTAACCCTCACAACGTGGTGAAAGCTACTTTCAAAGCGTTATTGGATATCAGAAGACCTGAAGAGATCGCAAGAATGAGAGGAATTTCTCTAAGTAAAGTGTTTAACGGTTAA
- the rpsN gene encoding 30S ribosomal protein S14 — MAKESMKARERKREALVAKYAAKRQALKEAGDYEGLQKLPKNASPVRLHNRCKLTGRPRGYMRTFGISRVTFREMANNGLIPGVRKASW; from the coding sequence ATGGCTAAAGAATCAATGAAAGCGCGTGAGCGCAAAAGAGAAGCACTAGTTGCTAAATACGCTGCTAAAAGACAAGCTCTTAAAGAAGCTGGTGATTACGAAGGACTTCAAAAATTGCCTAAAAATGCTTCTCCTGTAAGATTGCACAACAGATGTAAACTAACAGGTAGACCAAGAGGGTACATGAGAACGTTTGGTATTTCCAGAGTAACTTTCAGAGAAATGGCAAACAACGGTCTTATCCCAGGTGTAAGAAAAGCTAGTTGGTAA
- the rpsS gene encoding 30S ribosomal protein S19, producing MARSLKKGPFIHHTLDKKVQTNIESGKKTVIKTWSRASMISPDFVGQTIAVHNGKSFIPVYVTENMVGHKLGEFSPTRSFRGHGGNKNKGSR from the coding sequence ATGGCAAGATCACTTAAAAAAGGACCATTCATTCATCATACTTTAGATAAGAAGGTTCAGACAAATATAGAGTCTGGTAAGAAGACAGTTATCAAAACTTGGTCTAGAGCATCAATGATCTCTCCAGACTTCGTAGGACAAACTATTGCAGTACACAACGGGAAATCTTTTATCCCTGTTTATGTTACAGAAAACATGGTTGGTCACAAGCTAGGCGAATTTTCTCCAACAAGATCTTTCAGAGGTCATGGTGGTAACAAAAACAAAGGAAGCAGATAA